The following proteins come from a genomic window of Bacillales bacterium:
- the tdh gene encoding L-threonine 3-dehydrogenase — translation MMKALVKSERGSGAQLKQVQIPSISDNEVLVKVKATSICGTDVHIYTWDEWAQSRIQTPYTFGHEFSGVVVETGKNVIDVKVGDHVSAETHFVCGRCPQCLRGDHHVCQHTKILGVDVNGCFAEYVAVPAENIWHNSKETPHDIASIQEPMGNAVHTVLSGDVTMKTVGIVGCGPIGLLAIGVAKAAGAANVFAFDVNDYRLDLAKQMGADVTVHSMNENPLAVVDKHTGGNGLEVVCEMSGNPIAMDQAFKMVSYGGRVSILSLPTKPITLDVTNDIVFKGVTVKGITGRRMFETWRQVSSFLETKSVDVEPMITHSFKLEDFEKGFDLMIQGKCGKVVLHP, via the coding sequence ATGATGAAGGCACTCGTTAAGAGTGAACGAGGGAGTGGAGCCCAATTGAAGCAAGTCCAGATTCCTTCGATTTCGGATAACGAAGTGCTCGTGAAGGTGAAAGCTACATCCATTTGCGGAACCGATGTTCACATATATACATGGGACGAATGGGCGCAAAGCCGGATTCAAACACCGTATACGTTCGGACATGAGTTTTCTGGTGTTGTTGTGGAAACCGGCAAAAATGTGATCGATGTGAAAGTCGGCGATCATGTTTCGGCAGAGACGCATTTTGTGTGCGGAAGATGTCCACAATGTTTGCGAGGAGATCATCACGTCTGTCAGCATACGAAAATTCTCGGCGTGGACGTGAACGGATGTTTTGCAGAATATGTGGCCGTTCCTGCGGAAAACATTTGGCACAACAGCAAAGAGACGCCGCATGACATTGCATCCATTCAAGAACCGATGGGAAATGCGGTTCACACCGTTTTATCCGGTGATGTAACGATGAAAACGGTCGGTATCGTTGGCTGCGGTCCGATTGGGTTGCTTGCGATTGGTGTTGCGAAGGCTGCGGGTGCGGCGAACGTATTTGCTTTTGACGTGAACGATTATCGGCTTGATTTGGCGAAACAAATGGGTGCCGATGTAACCGTGCATTCAATGAACGAAAATCCGCTCGCAGTCGTGGACAAACATACCGGCGGAAACGGATTAGAGGTCGTTTGCGAAATGTCGGGCAACCCGATTGCGATGGACCAAGCGTTTAAGATGGTTTCCTACGGCGGCCGCGTCTCGATTCTCAGCTTGCCGACGAAGCCGATCACCCTCGATGTCACGAATGACATCGTCTTTAAAGGTGTGACCGTGAAAGGCATTACCGGAAGAAGAATGTTTGAAACATGGCGTCAAGTTTCCAGCTTCCTTGAAACGAAATCGGTTGACGTTGAACCGATGATCACGCATTCGTTTAAACTCGAAGACTTTGAAAAAGGGTTTGACCTGATGATTCAAGGGAAATGCGGGAAGGTCGTTCTTCATCCGTGA
- a CDS encoding 2-oxoacid:ferredoxin oxidoreductase subunit beta, whose amino-acid sequence MATAKDFRNTVRPNWCPGCGDFSVQASIQRAAANLGLEPDDMALISGIGCSGRISGYVNTYGFHGTHGRVLPLAQGVKMANRDLTVIAAGGDGDGFAIGLGHTLHAIRRNIDITYIVMDNQVYGLTKGQTSPRSEAGFKTKSTPEGSVESAMSVMEMALTAGGSFIAQGFSTNVKELTDLIERAVHHKGFSFLNVFSPCVTYNKINTYDWFKETLVSLDSVENYDPSNRVQAMQTLMEHNGFVTGVIYQDEKRPSYQDVAHGYSKEPLIDADLSINERKFEQLCAEFM is encoded by the coding sequence ATGGCAACGGCAAAAGATTTTCGCAATACGGTGCGTCCGAATTGGTGCCCGGGATGCGGCGATTTTTCAGTACAAGCTTCCATTCAGCGTGCGGCCGCGAATCTCGGCCTCGAACCGGATGATATGGCTCTGATTTCCGGCATCGGATGTTCGGGACGCATTTCGGGTTACGTTAACACGTACGGTTTTCACGGTACGCACGGACGTGTGTTGCCGCTTGCGCAAGGCGTGAAGATGGCTAACCGGGACTTGACGGTCATCGCTGCAGGTGGAGACGGCGACGGTTTCGCGATTGGACTCGGCCACACCCTTCATGCCATTCGTCGGAACATTGACATCACGTATATCGTCATGGACAACCAAGTATACGGGTTGACAAAAGGGCAAACGTCTCCTCGCAGCGAAGCAGGGTTTAAGACGAAGAGCACGCCCGAAGGCTCGGTGGAGTCGGCGATGTCTGTCATGGAAATGGCGTTAACCGCCGGCGGCTCGTTTATCGCCCAAGGGTTTTCCACGAACGTAAAAGAACTGACCGATTTAATTGAACGAGCGGTGCATCATAAAGGCTTTTCTTTCTTGAACGTATTCAGTCCGTGTGTCACTTATAACAAAATCAACACGTACGATTGGTTTAAAGAAACGCTCGTCTCTTTAGATTCAGTCGAAAATTATGATCCGTCGAATCGCGTACAAGCAATGCAAACATTGATGGAGCACAACGGCTTTGTAACCGGAGTCATTTACCAGGATGAAAAACGCCCGTCTTACCAAGACGTCGCACACGGATACAGTAAGGAGCCGCTCATCGACGCTGATTTGTCGATCAACGAACGCAAGTTTGAGCAACTTTGTGCAGAATTCATGTAA
- a CDS encoding HD domain-containing phosphohydrolase, which yields MTDPESLFHDIAQDNVVIHYFKNHSLRVMLLSSSLGKRYGCYDENLRIAAMLHDIGKMGISKEILFKPDRLNDLEMEIIKTHPHTGNRIVRNYLGFPEAAEYVRDHHERWDGAGYPRGLKGKEISIQGRIISICDAYDTMTLDNRSYKKDQFNSGQAVSELMAQAGKQFDSELVHLFIDMLPEIKIPMYLLD from the coding sequence ATGACGGATCCGGAATCTCTATTTCATGACATAGCACAAGACAACGTCGTCATTCATTATTTTAAAAACCATAGTTTGCGAGTCATGCTCTTGTCCAGTTCACTCGGGAAACGATACGGTTGTTATGATGAAAATTTGCGGATTGCCGCCATGCTTCACGACATCGGGAAAATGGGCATCTCTAAAGAAATTTTATTTAAACCGGACCGATTAAACGATCTTGAAATGGAAATCATCAAGACGCATCCACATACAGGAAATCGGATTGTGAGAAATTATCTCGGCTTCCCGGAAGCGGCGGAATACGTGCGTGATCATCATGAACGGTGGGACGGCGCCGGGTATCCGCGCGGGTTGAAAGGGAAAGAAATTTCAATTCAAGGTAGAATCATTTCCATTTGTGACGCGTATGATACGATGACGCTTGATAACCGGTCTTACAAAAAGGATCAATTCAATTCGGGTCAGGCCGTGAGCGAACTGATGGCGCAGGCGGGGAAACAGTTTGATTCGGAGCTCGTTCATCTTTTCATCGACATGCTGCCGGAAATCAAAATTCCGATGTATTTGTTGGATTAA
- a CDS encoding glycine C-acetyltransferase, protein MQGFEYLQERLDDMKKEGVFRELIPLESKQGSKVTIKGKEVIQLSSNNYLGLTDHPKMMAAAEKAVEQYGVGTGSVRTIAGTLAMHNEFEEKLAEFKHTEAALVFQSGFTTNQGVLSSILSEGDVVISDELNHASIIDGIRLTKAARKIYKHSDMQSLEEALKASQDYRTKLVVTDGVFSMDGDIAPLPEIVELAEKYGAMVMVDDAHASGVLGKNGRGTVNHFGLDGRVHIQVGTLSKAIGVLGGYVASTQTLRDYLIHQGRPFLFSTSHPPAVTAACSAAIDVLQEEPELIEKLWDNTRFFKQSLKDLGFDIGNSETPITPVLVGDGAKAHELSDQLFEHGVFAQGIAFPTVPKGAARVRNIVTAQHSKEELQQAIDAYEKVGKKLRLI, encoded by the coding sequence ATGCAAGGCTTTGAATACTTACAAGAGCGTCTTGATGACATGAAGAAAGAAGGCGTTTTTCGCGAGCTCATTCCGCTCGAGTCGAAACAAGGCTCGAAGGTAACGATTAAAGGGAAAGAAGTCATTCAGTTGTCTTCGAACAACTACCTCGGTTTGACGGATCATCCGAAGATGATGGCTGCAGCGGAAAAGGCGGTTGAACAATACGGTGTCGGCACCGGTTCCGTACGTACGATTGCTGGAACGCTGGCGATGCACAATGAATTTGAGGAAAAATTGGCTGAATTTAAGCACACGGAAGCGGCGCTCGTCTTCCAATCGGGCTTTACGACGAACCAAGGGGTGCTTTCCTCCATTCTTAGCGAAGGCGACGTCGTCATTTCCGACGAATTGAACCACGCTTCGATTATCGACGGCATTCGTTTGACGAAAGCGGCTCGAAAAATTTACAAGCATTCCGACATGCAATCGCTCGAAGAAGCGCTGAAAGCTTCGCAAGACTATCGTACGAAGCTCGTTGTTACCGACGGTGTTTTCTCGATGGACGGCGACATCGCACCGCTTCCGGAAATTGTCGAATTGGCCGAGAAATACGGCGCGATGGTCATGGTTGACGATGCACACGCCAGCGGTGTGCTTGGCAAAAACGGCCGCGGCACGGTCAATCATTTCGGTCTCGACGGCCGCGTACACATTCAAGTCGGTACGTTGAGCAAAGCAATCGGCGTGCTCGGCGGGTATGTCGCAAGTACGCAAACGCTGCGTGACTATTTGATTCACCAAGGCCGCCCGTTCTTATTCAGCACCTCTCATCCGCCGGCAGTCACTGCGGCTTGCAGCGCGGCGATTGACGTGCTGCAAGAGGAGCCGGAATTGATCGAAAAGCTTTGGGACAATACGCGCTTCTTCAAGCAATCGTTGAAAGATCTCGGCTTCGATATCGGCAACAGCGAAACGCCGATTACGCCGGTGCTTGTCGGCGACGGCGCGAAAGCGCATGAGTTGTCCGATCAACTGTTTGAACACGGCGTATTTGCGCAAGGCATTGCGTTCCCGACTGTACCGAAAGGGGCTGCCCGCGTGCGCAACATCGTTACGGCGCAACATTCGAAAGAGGAGTTGCAGCAAGCGATTGACGCTTATGAAAAAGTCGGCAAAAAACTTCGTCTCATCTAA
- the miaB gene encoding tRNA (N6-isopentenyl adenosine(37)-C2)-methylthiotransferase MiaB, with protein MTHSSEKTKSTDHYAKYFQHTYQAPNLKEARRRRRNTVQHLNDFSIPEDIQGLGEGKHYLIRTYGCQMNEHDTEVMAGIFEEIGYSATEVEEEADVILLNTCAIRENAENKVFGEIGHLTHLKKEKPGLILGVCGCMAQEEAVVNRILQKHPHVDLIFGTHNIHRLPQLIKEALFSKEMVLEVWSKEGDVIEDLPKARKGNIRAWVNIMYGCDKFCTYCIVPYTRGKERSRKPQEIISEVRELARQGYKEITLLGQNVNAYGKDLEGETYRLSHLMDDIRKIDIPIVRFTTSHPWDFTDDLIEVLAKGGNLAEHIHLPVQSGNSDILKIMGRNYSRESYLELFHKLKKAIPNASFTTDIIVGYPNETEEQFEDTLSLVRECQFDGAFTFIYSPRPGTPAAKMKDDVPMDVKKERLQRLNALVNELSAKSSKRYEGKTVEVLVEGESKKNPDVLSGHTRTNKVVNFRGDPSLIGEIVPVKIKQAKTWSLDGELATAVEVSR; from the coding sequence ATGACTCATTCGTCCGAAAAAACAAAATCGACCGATCATTACGCGAAATATTTTCAACATACGTATCAAGCGCCGAACTTGAAAGAAGCAAGAAGGCGTCGGAGAAACACCGTTCAACATTTAAACGATTTCAGCATTCCCGAAGACATTCAAGGACTCGGGGAAGGCAAGCACTATTTAATTCGCACGTACGGCTGCCAAATGAACGAGCATGACACAGAAGTGATGGCAGGCATTTTCGAAGAAATCGGCTATTCGGCGACGGAAGTTGAGGAAGAGGCCGATGTGATTTTGTTGAACACATGTGCAATTCGGGAAAATGCCGAAAACAAAGTGTTTGGGGAAATCGGTCATTTGACCCATTTGAAAAAAGAAAAGCCGGGGTTGATTCTCGGCGTTTGCGGCTGCATGGCGCAGGAGGAAGCGGTCGTGAATCGGATTCTCCAAAAGCATCCGCACGTCGACCTCATCTTCGGCACGCACAACATTCATCGCTTGCCGCAGCTCATTAAAGAAGCGCTCTTTTCGAAAGAAATGGTGCTTGAAGTTTGGTCTAAGGAAGGCGACGTGATCGAGGACTTGCCGAAAGCGCGCAAAGGGAACATTCGTGCATGGGTGAACATCATGTACGGCTGCGACAAGTTTTGCACGTATTGCATCGTTCCTTACACGAGAGGCAAAGAACGGAGCCGCAAACCGCAGGAAATCATCAGCGAAGTGCGCGAGCTCGCACGCCAAGGGTATAAGGAAATCACGCTGCTCGGGCAAAACGTGAACGCCTACGGCAAAGATTTGGAAGGCGAGACGTACCGCCTCAGCCACTTGATGGATGATATTCGCAAGATCGACATTCCGATCGTGCGTTTTACGACAAGTCACCCGTGGGATTTCACGGATGATTTAATCGAAGTGCTGGCCAAAGGCGGCAACCTTGCGGAACACATTCATTTGCCGGTTCAATCCGGAAATTCCGACATTTTAAAAATCATGGGCCGCAATTACTCGCGCGAGTCATACCTCGAGTTGTTCCATAAGCTGAAGAAGGCGATTCCGAACGCATCGTTCACGACCGACATCATCGTCGGTTATCCGAACGAGACGGAAGAACAGTTCGAAGATACGTTGTCGCTCGTAAGGGAGTGCCAATTTGACGGCGCGTTCACGTTCATTTATTCGCCGCGTCCCGGGACACCGGCGGCGAAAATGAAAGATGATGTGCCGATGGACGTAAAGAAAGAGCGGTTGCAGCGGCTCAACGCGCTCGTTAACGAACTTTCGGCCAAGAGCAGCAAACGATACGAAGGCAAAACCGTCGAAGTGCTCGTCGAAGGGGAAAGCAAGAAAAATCCGGACGTTTTGTCTGGACATACGCGAACTAACAAAGTGGTGAACTTCCGCGGGGATCCTTCCCTCATCGGGGAAATTGTGCCCGTGAAGATCAAGCAGGCGAAAACTTGGTCGTTAGACGGAGAACTGGCCACAGCAGTCGAGGTGAGTCGATAA
- the mutS gene encoding DNA mismatch repair protein MutS, whose translation MAYTPMIQQYLSIKAQYKDAFLFFRLGDFYEMFFEDAKRASKELEITLTSRDGGGNERIPMCGVPYHSASAYINQLIEKGYKIAICEQMEDPKVTKGMVRREVVQLITPGTIMEGKTLSEKQNNFIVALSMFDDRSYGLAMNDLTTGENRLTIVSGDWDEVIREIDAVDAREVVVPPDLPEQHAKRMRQQLDITLSVEAETDVHESFRPLTEKLDDDSSILAFGRLLNYLLRTQKRSLDHLQPVEVVEPNQYMKMDVHSKRNLELVETIRNKGKKGSLLWLLDETATAMGARKLKQWIERPLVSRQAIAERLQVVAALKDQFFQREALREELKGVYDLERLAGRVAFGNVNARDLVQLKKSLQRVPGIVAVVNELEELPVQERFGRLELCESLVALLEAGIADDPPLSVKDGGLIKDGYNRQLDEYREAARNGKDWIAALQMREREETGIKSLKVGFNKVFGYYIEVTKANLGQIPEGRYERKQTLTNAERYVTPELKEKEVLILEAEEKMLDLEYELFLAIREQVKTYIPDLQLLAKQIAELDVLQGFAVVSEERQYCCPEFSRDREIMIRGGRHPVVEKVLDDGTYVANNFEMNRERNMLLITGPNMAGKSTYMRQLALTAVMMQVGCFVPAAEARLPIFDQVFTRIGAADDLVGGQSTFMVEMLETKDALAKATEHSLILLDEIGRGTSTYDGIALAQAIIEHIHDTIKATTLFSTHYHELTKLGKTLDRLVNVHVGAMEDEGRIVFLHKVIEGAADESYGIHVAQLAELPDEVIARARVILKELETSSQAAASVQDRRSEERDLGKQLSFFVRDSGGHPKRKAMSEKEGQLIRKLQTIDLMELTPLEAMNKLYELQKMVDEKG comes from the coding sequence ATGGCGTACACTCCGATGATTCAACAATATTTGTCGATTAAGGCACAATACAAGGATGCCTTTTTATTTTTCCGTCTCGGCGATTTTTACGAGATGTTTTTCGAGGACGCCAAGCGTGCTTCCAAAGAACTTGAGATTACGCTGACTTCGCGGGACGGAGGCGGAAACGAGCGGATTCCGATGTGCGGGGTGCCTTATCATTCCGCTTCCGCTTACATCAACCAGTTGATCGAAAAAGGATACAAGATTGCGATTTGCGAACAGATGGAAGATCCGAAGGTGACGAAAGGGATGGTCAGGCGCGAGGTGGTCCAGCTGATCACCCCCGGGACGATCATGGAAGGGAAAACCCTCAGTGAAAAACAAAACAATTTTATCGTCGCTTTGTCGATGTTTGATGATCGCTCCTACGGCTTGGCGATGAACGATTTGACGACGGGGGAAAACCGTCTGACGATCGTTTCCGGCGATTGGGACGAGGTTATCCGGGAAATTGACGCGGTCGATGCGCGGGAGGTCGTCGTGCCTCCCGACCTTCCCGAACAACACGCCAAGCGGATGCGGCAGCAGTTGGACATTACATTGTCGGTCGAAGCGGAAACGGACGTTCACGAGTCGTTTCGGCCGTTGACGGAAAAGCTCGATGACGATTCATCGATCCTTGCTTTCGGTCGATTGCTGAACTATTTGCTGCGGACGCAAAAACGGTCACTCGATCATTTGCAGCCGGTGGAAGTCGTTGAACCGAACCAATACATGAAAATGGACGTGCATTCGAAACGAAATTTGGAGCTCGTCGAGACGATCCGCAACAAAGGGAAAAAAGGGTCGCTGCTCTGGCTCCTTGATGAGACGGCGACGGCTATGGGAGCAAGAAAACTGAAGCAATGGATCGAACGCCCGCTCGTGAGCCGGCAGGCGATTGCCGAAAGGCTGCAAGTTGTCGCTGCGTTAAAGGACCAATTCTTTCAGAGAGAAGCGTTGCGCGAAGAGTTGAAAGGCGTGTACGACCTTGAACGATTGGCGGGGCGAGTGGCGTTCGGCAACGTCAACGCGCGGGATTTGGTGCAATTGAAGAAATCGCTGCAGCGGGTTCCGGGGATTGTCGCGGTCGTCAATGAGCTTGAGGAATTGCCGGTTCAGGAAAGGTTCGGCCGTCTCGAATTGTGCGAATCGCTCGTCGCGTTGCTTGAAGCTGGCATCGCCGACGACCCGCCGCTTTCCGTAAAAGACGGCGGACTGATTAAGGACGGTTACAACCGCCAGTTGGACGAGTACCGCGAAGCGGCACGGAACGGGAAAGATTGGATTGCCGCCCTGCAGATGAGAGAACGGGAAGAAACAGGCATCAAGTCGCTGAAAGTCGGCTTTAACAAAGTGTTCGGCTATTATATCGAAGTGACGAAAGCGAACCTCGGCCAAATTCCGGAAGGCCGTTACGAACGAAAACAAACGTTGACAAATGCGGAACGGTACGTCACCCCTGAATTGAAAGAAAAGGAAGTGCTGATTCTCGAGGCTGAGGAGAAAATGCTTGACCTTGAATACGAACTGTTCTTGGCGATTCGCGAACAAGTGAAAACGTACATACCTGATTTGCAGCTTCTTGCGAAACAGATCGCCGAACTCGACGTGTTGCAAGGGTTCGCGGTTGTGAGCGAAGAAAGGCAGTATTGCTGCCCGGAATTTTCCCGCGACCGGGAAATCATGATTCGCGGCGGAAGGCATCCCGTCGTTGAGAAAGTGCTCGACGACGGCACGTATGTTGCCAATAATTTCGAGATGAACCGCGAGCGGAACATGCTGCTGATCACGGGACCGAACATGGCGGGAAAGAGCACGTATATGCGCCAGCTCGCGCTGACCGCCGTAATGATGCAGGTCGGTTGTTTCGTTCCCGCGGCGGAAGCCCGTTTGCCGATCTTCGATCAAGTGTTCACGCGTATTGGGGCGGCCGACGATCTCGTCGGCGGTCAAAGCACGTTCATGGTCGAAATGCTCGAAACGAAGGATGCGCTCGCAAAGGCGACCGAACATAGTCTCATCTTGCTCGATGAGATCGGCAGGGGAACGTCGACGTACGACGGGATCGCGCTTGCCCAGGCGATCATTGAGCATATTCACGACACGATCAAAGCGACGACACTGTTTTCGACCCATTACCATGAACTTACGAAACTAGGCAAAACCCTCGACCGGCTCGTAAACGTTCACGTCGGGGCAATGGAGGACGAAGGACGCATCGTGTTTCTCCATAAAGTGATCGAAGGGGCCGCGGATGAGAGCTACGGCATCCACGTCGCGCAGTTGGCGGAATTGCCCGACGAAGTCATTGCGCGGGCGCGCGTCATTTTGAAAGAGTTGGAGACGTCGTCGCAAGCAGCCGCGAGCGTCCAAGATCGCCGGTCGGAAGAACGGGATCTCGGTAAGCAATTGTCGTTTTTCGTGCGCGATTCCGGGGGACACCCGAAGCGAAAAGCGATGTCGGAGAAAGAAGGGCAATTGATCCGGAAACTGCAAACGATCGATTTGATGGAGTTGACGCCGCTTGAGGCGATGAACAAGTTGTACGAGCTGCAAAAAATGGTGGACGAGAAAGGGTGA
- the cotE gene encoding outer spore coat protein CotE produces the protein MSFDHEQNYREIITKAVVGKGRKFSQSAHTVSPAHRPSSILGCWIINHKYRARKDGDVVVIEGSYDTNTWYSHNKNTKTEVATETVSYKDVVPLSAKDENCDKFEDVHVRILQEPNCLEANISPNGNKIIIQAEREVIVEVIGETKMCVAVNPDGCIGDVEDKNWDYELEDEEFEDLDPNFLVGDLEE, from the coding sequence ATGTCATTTGATCATGAACAAAACTATCGAGAAATTATCACAAAGGCGGTCGTCGGCAAAGGAAGAAAATTTTCGCAAAGCGCGCACACCGTTTCTCCGGCGCATCGTCCGTCAAGCATCCTTGGCTGCTGGATCATCAACCATAAGTACAGAGCGAGAAAAGACGGAGATGTCGTCGTCATCGAAGGAAGCTATGACACGAATACGTGGTATTCCCATAATAAGAATACGAAAACCGAAGTTGCGACGGAAACGGTCTCTTATAAAGACGTTGTTCCGCTTTCGGCCAAAGATGAAAACTGCGATAAGTTCGAAGACGTGCACGTTCGAATCTTGCAAGAGCCGAATTGCTTGGAGGCGAACATTTCTCCAAACGGCAATAAAATCATTATCCAGGCGGAACGCGAAGTAATCGTTGAAGTCATCGGCGAGACGAAAATGTGCGTAGCGGTCAATCCGGACGGCTGCATCGGAGACGTTGAGGACAAAAACTGGGACTATGAACTCGAAGATGAAGAATTCGAAGATTTGGATCCGAATTTTCTCGTCGGAGATCTTGAAGAATAA
- the mutL gene encoding DNA mismatch repair endonuclease MutL, with protein sequence MGRIVRLDDRLSNKIAAGEVVERPASVVKELAENAVDAGSTTVEIEVEDGGLGKIKIVDNGSGIEPEDVELAFDRHATSKIKDEKDLFHIETLGFRGEALPSIASVARVEMKTGTGEHAGTHVVIEGGKMVEQRPASGRKGTEITVTRLFYNTPARLKHLKTVHTELGNITDVVYRLALGYPQVVFRLSHNGKRSFQTNGNGDVRQVLAAIYGLNTARKTVPVAAKSIDFDVTGYIAKPEVTRASRQHMQLFMNRRYIRNYAVTKAVLEAFHTLLPIRRYPIAVIHIEMDPTLIDVNVHPSKLEARLSKERELCRLVEQAVGDALKRLQLIPQAPAPKQHREQSDQQQFLFHPRQDKEIPKDASSGTARSLPKQENGTAVRESKDGYESKFGEDVSSVPSESEETAVDTERRTERIPYLSPIGQLHGTYILAQNENGLFIIDQHAAQERVKYEFYREKVRRTNGQVQELLLPMTFEFTASEASVVEQHLADLRHVGVFLEPFGPSSFIVRSHPDWFPEGFEKETIEDLVHQVTENSMIDIGRLREEAAILMSCKRSIKANHHLREDEMIALLESLRTCEDPFTCPHGRPVIVRFSGYDLEKMFKRVM encoded by the coding sequence ATGGGCCGGATTGTTCGGCTTGACGATCGGTTATCAAATAAAATTGCCGCGGGAGAAGTCGTCGAACGGCCCGCATCCGTCGTAAAAGAGTTAGCGGAAAACGCCGTCGACGCTGGAAGCACGACGGTCGAAATCGAGGTGGAAGACGGCGGGCTCGGTAAAATTAAAATCGTCGACAACGGGTCCGGCATTGAACCTGAGGACGTGGAGCTTGCGTTCGATCGACATGCGACGAGCAAAATTAAAGACGAGAAAGATTTGTTTCATATCGAGACGCTCGGGTTTCGCGGGGAGGCGCTGCCGAGTATCGCTTCGGTGGCGAGAGTCGAAATGAAAACGGGAACGGGGGAGCATGCGGGGACGCATGTCGTCATCGAAGGCGGGAAAATGGTGGAACAGCGGCCGGCTTCCGGCAGGAAAGGGACGGAAATAACAGTGACGCGGCTTTTTTACAATACGCCAGCCCGGCTAAAGCATTTGAAGACGGTCCATACCGAGCTTGGCAACATTACCGACGTCGTTTACCGGCTTGCGTTAGGATACCCGCAAGTGGTGTTTCGGCTTTCGCACAACGGAAAGCGCAGTTTTCAAACGAACGGCAATGGTGACGTACGTCAAGTGCTGGCCGCGATCTACGGGCTCAATACCGCGAGAAAGACGGTTCCCGTTGCGGCGAAATCGATTGACTTCGACGTGACGGGTTACATTGCCAAGCCCGAAGTGACACGTGCTTCGCGCCAGCATATGCAGCTGTTCATGAACCGCCGGTACATACGAAATTACGCGGTGACGAAAGCGGTATTGGAGGCTTTTCATACGCTGCTTCCGATTCGTCGCTATCCGATCGCGGTAATACACATTGAAATGGACCCGACGCTCATTGACGTCAACGTTCATCCATCGAAGCTTGAAGCGCGCTTGAGCAAAGAACGGGAATTGTGTCGGCTTGTTGAGCAAGCCGTGGGGGATGCTTTAAAACGGTTACAATTGATTCCGCAAGCACCTGCCCCGAAGCAGCATCGCGAACAATCGGACCAGCAACAATTTTTGTTTCACCCGCGGCAAGACAAGGAGATCCCGAAAGATGCGTCCAGCGGAACGGCTCGTTCACTTCCGAAGCAAGAAAACGGAACCGCTGTTCGAGAGAGCAAAGATGGTTATGAAAGCAAATTCGGCGAAGACGTCTCTTCTGTTCCTTCCGAAAGTGAAGAAACGGCTGTTGACACCGAAAGGCGGACGGAAAGGATTCCGTATCTCTCTCCAATCGGACAGCTTCACGGAACGTACATTTTGGCGCAAAATGAGAACGGCCTTTTCATTATTGATCAACATGCGGCGCAAGAAAGGGTTAAATATGAGTTTTATCGGGAAAAAGTACGTAGAACGAACGGACAAGTGCAAGAGCTTCTGTTGCCGATGACGTTTGAATTTACGGCGTCGGAAGCATCGGTGGTCGAACAACATCTCGCTGATTTGCGGCATGTCGGGGTTTTTTTGGAGCCGTTTGGACCGAGCAGCTTTATCGTTCGTTCTCATCCAGATTGGTTTCCCGAAGGGTTTGAGAAAGAAACGATTGAGGATCTTGTTCACCAAGTAACTGAAAACTCAATGATTGATATTGGCAGGCTGCGTGAAGAAGCCGCGATCTTAATGTCTTGCAAACGATCGATTAAAGCGAACCACCACTTGCGCGAAGATGAAATGATCGCCCTTCTGGAAAGCTTGCGAACGTGCGAGGATCCGTTCACTTGCCCGCACGGGCGGCCGGTCATCGTTCGTTTTTCTGGATACGACTTAGAGAAAATGTTCAAAAGGGTTATGTGA
- a CDS encoding YlbF family regulator, protein MEKYSRVEIIGKAKQLARMISETEEVEFFQKAEQQINENEKVSGLIAQIKLKQKEAVNLQHFGKHEALKKVEAEIDELTDELEGIPIVQEFKDSQSRINQLLQLISKTISNTVTEEIIKASESNETKLDLKS, encoded by the coding sequence ATGGAAAAATATTCACGAGTGGAAATCATCGGCAAGGCGAAACAACTCGCGCGGATGATTTCGGAAACCGAAGAAGTCGAATTCTTTCAAAAAGCGGAACAGCAAATTAACGAAAACGAGAAAGTGAGCGGATTGATCGCGCAAATTAAATTGAAACAAAAAGAAGCCGTCAATTTGCAGCATTTTGGGAAACACGAAGCTTTGAAAAAGGTGGAAGCGGAAATTGATGAGCTGACGGATGAACTCGAAGGCATTCCGATCGTACAGGAATTCAAAGATTCCCAGTCGAGGATCAATCAGTTGCTGCAGCTCATTTCCAAGACGATTTCCAACACCGTTACCGAAGAAATCATTAAAGCGAGCGAATCCAATGAAACAAAGCTCGATTTAAAATCATAA